A window of Onychostoma macrolepis isolate SWU-2019 chromosome 24, ASM1243209v1, whole genome shotgun sequence genomic DNA:
tgaataaactttatttataactgaataaataagctttccattgatgtatggtttgttatgatctgacaatatttggctgagatacaactatttgaaaatctggaatctgagggtgcaaaaaaaaaaaaaaatggaaatattaagaaaatcacctttaaagttgtccaaatgaagttcttatcaatgcatattactgatcaaaaattaagctttgatacatttacattaagaaatttacaaaatatcttcatggaacatgatcttcacttaatatcctaatgatttttggcatagaagaaaaatggataattttgacccatacaatgtatttttggctattgctacaaatataccccagcgacttaggactggttttgtgctccagggtcacataatataatataaatctgttattttagtatcattaagaaaatataatagtaattattcatattattggtttttattttttatttcaaataaaaaagtaattttgttgtatgtttatCTAATGTGTAAGTAATACAAaaggtgttttttgttttgttttgttaactataataatcctgaTCAGAGTCAGAGTTCCCTAGTAGTGATGATCTGTTTAACTCACTTGTACAGAGTGATCTTGTCTGAGATGCTGTTGGCGATGAGGACGGCCACCACCAGCCCGTATATAGCGATGATTCCCGCCATGACCACAGGAATGATGGACTTCATGATCAGCTCCGGACGCATCACAGACATGGCAGCGATACCCGTGCCGCTCTTCGCCGTGCCATACGCCGCGCCCAAcgctgcacacaaacacacatcctGCTTACACTTCATGTACGGTTTTCAATATTACTGCGACGAAAATATTAAAGCACCATTATTTGACTTTCCACTAAAAGTGCACTAAAACAGTTATAGCTATACTCTCAGCCCAGCTCTAAAAGATGCAAAACGCATTAACAATATCATACAGATATCAATTAAAACAAGTGATCTGGTGTACATCGGATGATGCATAAAATTGCATAATTTCTCAACGCTGCCCGTTTCTGCAGAAACAGCATGATTCACGTCTCCTGCGATGTTTCTGCAGTGTTCAGTATTCAAACCAAAAGGGAAAAAACATGAGTAAGAGTTTTACACTTCTGAACACAGACTGCCTGTGAAAAACTAAAGCCGCCGTTGCTGGGGTGTTTTTAGAGCACTGATGACGGATTGCTAGAGCGTTTCTATCACATTCTGCAAGGCTGCGGGGTTGGTTGCTTACTGCTTTACCTATTTTATTGTCCACAAGAATGAAAATCATAAATTTGACAACTTAGATTAATAACAGAACCctttttaactaaaatttaatagtggttaaaaaaaaacaacaactgtatgagcaatagtaatagTGAAGATTGCATTATCAAACAGCAATAACAGGTAAACAACActaataattcaaaaataataatacaatattataatacaataattcCATTATTAGCGAGAAATCTACTCACAATAATATCCTTACTGACAACAGAAATGTACCATggagaaaatataataatttaagcaCCAGCAGATGGGTGGAACTGATCTCAGGCTCAAACCAGTGTTATTTCAGCATCCCTGAGATACTATTACAGTTTTGATTAAtacttaaaatttttttttttttttttttctattttcactTTAAGtttatgttttagtaattttgctgttttttatttttattaatttaatttttgtgtctacatagttttttttttttaaatttcttaatGTTAGtttgttttagatatttttgcacATCAggtaaaactaaatgaaaataaacaaatgttgccttggcaactagcggacaattttttataatattaataatttattttagttaattttatttcatgcaagtatatttttattttatattttttcatttacttgTTCAAATTAAACCAAGTTAGATGGGCTATTTTTCTTAAGTGAATCCTCAGTATTTTGTATGTGTCTGCAATGATCTTGGGAACCGTTCGAGTTAAGAGTGTTAATTTTAGGACTAGTGAGTTAAAGTTAGTGTTAATTCTGCTCACGCTTAACACACAGCTGCACATTACAGCACGTTCATCCAGGAATCTTAGTCTAATCTTAGTTTCCGGGATTAAAGGGTAAACCTGCTGCATTAACCACGATTACAACTACTACTGCAGCACAAAATCACCCAAACTAGCCAATaacagtgtgagtgtgtgtgtgtgtgtgtgtgcgttccGTGACAGATGGGCTCGTGCGATGAAGAGCAGAATCAATCCTTCAGTGTGCAGATGGCCACTGTccaaacacacactatttaagACCAACTCTACCTGCTCTGagaacaacacacacaacaatgTCAGGGAAAACAATCTGATAATGGAGTCAGATTTACTGCTTTCACAGCAGATGATCAGTACAAAAACAtcgaaaaaaaatctgttttcttgtttttgcaattaaaagtgcattttgtaTTGATGTTGatgcattaattaatttcatGCCATGACAGCAGCAGCTATATCTATTTTCATGATAAACTCAGTTTAAGTggtataaataataatcataatataataaaaaataaatcaatacattatattaaaatcaataaattatataaaaatgttatataataaaaatagttttcttgCAACACTATacaaatacattaattatataAGCCCCGGCCATCAGCTTTATATTTGACAGTATATCTAAACATTTCCCaggaggttttttttatttttttataataacgCTACCGAATAAAACCAATGCCTAATATAATTTAAAGCAGGACATTCAgataaaatatgctttattgTTGATGGGCAAGTCTTGCATGACTAATTCAGCATTTTGTTAGGTCatgtctatttttaaaatgaaatcaataagcagaccTTTCATCTATAACAGGGTCTGATGAAATCTTGGTGAAACCATCTGGCATTCAGATATATCTATGATGAGTATAATGAAAAATGCTAAAACATACTAGTAAACTAgtcaatttaattaataaactaGTCCACTATTGTGACCCATTCCCAAtggcaataattacatttatttttcttcatctTTTTGCCAATAAATGACAtgacaaattatataaataaactggaATTGATTcatgcattattttaaacaatatttactCAAACCCAATGCTAActtgaaaatagaaaatatgcCACTAAAAAAAGACCAAATATCATCTGATTAATCAGCTTGTGTAATATTTGAGATTATCACTACTAGTAACCTACAGAGATAATACATTCCCACTAGTCCTGATGAATAGCCTACCTGTAACAACTGCATTCTGCTATACTAACCTGCTTGACcaaacatatatttatttagtagaTGCATCCTCAGAGACTCACAAACAAGAACAGGACGGCACAGACTGAACTGGGACAGGATGCCAAGTCAGATAAAAGACTAACATCTCATCTCAAATTAGCTCCAGCTCTTCCAAAGACACAGTGGCATCAGAAATGATCTGCGTGCATCACGCCTGTTAGTCACAACACTTGTCAAATCACTTATTCCACGAGTAAATATAGTGTCGATCAGATCAGCTGAGCCTCAATGACAGGCATTCACAGAAAAACGTCTGAGATCAAACACAACCGTCTAATTTGCTCACTCCTGGACATTataaagaaatgttttggaTTCATTACAAGTTAAGCTCCATcgacagcatttgtggcataatgcGAATCAAGTGAATCAAggttacagtaaaaaaaaaaaaaaaatcattgtattTCTGAGCAACAAAAAGCCCACAACGTCctttaaaatggcaaaaaccCTGTTGTCTAGATGCATATAAAGCAGGAATCAATCAAAACCCCGTTTTACTTTACAATGTGACATATTTGTGTGAACAACAGGACATACAGTGTAGGGCGGAGCTTGATTTAACCACCCAAAATGAATTGGATCGTAAAAGGGGCGTTGCATACTGGAGTAGAGGCAGATGGTCAGGGGGCGGGGCTAAAAATAAGAGGGCTTGATGATGTCACCTGAAACAGAAAGTTGTTTGAGAGGCAAAGCAATTTATGAAGACGAGcgattttaaaagaaataatgtGCATAATAAAGGCCTGTTTGTGCCaagaattatattaataaagtgtatctaaaaaaaaaaaaaaaaaagtcctactATAACTATAACAGCACAGATTAACAATATCAATTTTTGATGAAGTCGATGAACCATAAATGCATTGGCAACCAATCAAAATCCATCCAACTTTAAAGAGCCGGAGAatttgaagtgtttttttcttaGTACAAATGATTTTATTGGCAGTTGGCGAGGATGCTAAACAGAACGGAGAAGTCGACAGCTTTATCCTGCATTTCACATCTAAAGGAGCAGAATCcctcaaatatataaataataaatcaacttCAGCTGTTTCTTCTCTGCATTTCGCTTTCATGTTCAGTGGCAAACTGAACCTGGACGCACACTAAAGAAACCCTTCGTTGCTGACTCACAAAGACACAAATGCTGCCGTTTGGTGCCGTTCTCATTAAGAAAGCTGTTCAATCGCAAATACACATGGCACAGCATTTGCTGACCTCACTTAATAGAAAAATACACTCTCTCCAGCCAGAACTgtacacattttaaacaaacacacaccagcTGCTGCATTAGTTTGTTTGCATTACTGATACTGACATTCACGGAGATAACATTACAGATAACCAGACCCAACAGGCCTGAAGTGTCGTCTAACAGTCCAGCAGAGAATAAACAGCATGACGCCTTGTGctggaaacacacacagatgcatTTGATGTCGTGACGTCCCTCGCTACTGTAATTTGCACGTACATTTCAGCTTGTCTCAGCGTCGCACTATTTCTGCAGCACAGTACAACCTGTTAAAATTAATCTAATACACCAGAGATCCATTTTTGAGATGTTTCTATCTATTTCAGGACAGTGTTTCATCTTCTGTGATGGATGACGATACGATGCATCCTGCTCGTCATTACTTACAATCACATTAAAGCTGTTAACGACTAAAAACTATTATTAATGCAATATGCATTAGAACACCTTGCAATTTGGGGTTAAATTAACAGAAAATACCAATAAATCAGTAAATATCACGTTAATATGATTGCCTAATGCACAACTACAGGCTCCACCTTAAATCCAATCAAACCTGAGTGATGATCAACAcctgtgaaaataaaaaaaactgtttaaccTGTGaaataaaactagtttaaccttGTAAATAATCCCTTGACCTGCAAAAAACTATAATCTCTAAATCTACCCAAACCAGGGAATGCATTGTCTCCCATAGCTGGTTAAATCAGAGGCCGGTGGCATCCCTAAAGCTAGCTACATTTGCTGACATGTAATAAATCtatgaaaatatttcatattttaaaatcaattcattGTGCATTGCAATAGTATCAATAAGGAATAATTCACCAGCAATTTTTCGACTGGCACATAACGGTACAAGGATTATGATCATACTGAAATCATTAGGACAAAAGCAGATTTTAACTAATATGAAATGAGTCGTAAATATGGCGAGCActtatttaataacatttttaacaatatttcataCGACACCAGGTATAATAGAACCAGCACTGACAGGATTGGATTATAATGATGcagacatcttttttttttatgtcaaatcTGAAGGTgatgattaataaaaataaaatgttaaataaataagtatctattatcataataacaataataaataacaccAATAATTTGAATGACATTTCCTCAGATATCAAGAATAATGTAACCAACAGAGGACgttttttattataatgaagataaaaaattattcagataTAGTTATGTGCATagtaatcaataaatatttaacggatatgttaaataaatacatttaaaataaaatttaccgCTGAAGACCATCGCTGCTGATGCGCCCATCACTGCGAAGAACGATGAGTATTCAGGGCTTCCCGACGACATTATTCCTCTAATTACACCTCAAAACCCCAATAACACCGAGCTAATGCTGCTGGAGAGGACAGAACCGTACAAACTGACGGGAACCGGGTTCTGAGGATGAACGGTTTGGTATGGAACAATGGTTTTAAACCCCAATCAAATGATGGAAACTGCTCTTAACGGATCTTGTAGGATGAATCTGCGGTACAAAATGGCCGATAACATCACCTGACACACCGCGAAGAAAATCCCATCCGACTCCTGGAGGGGGAGGACATTGTGGAAATATAGAGATGCGCGGATATACTTTTCAAATAGAGTCCGAGAAtgaatgtgaaataaaaagcgTTATAAAATCATTCAATAGAAAGCATCTGGGTGCAATGCAGACAGGGATTTAAAGGTTTTGTGGGTTTGTGGTCTCCCCTATTAGCGGAAATAATAGTGCGGTCCGCTGCGGGCTTTCCCTTTAATACTGAAGACGTTCAAATCCTTGGAATAAAGATCGTGCGTTTATTATAATCTGGGTGTGAACatattacactcttaaaattattccatatatttcattttatttaaatcattttatactGACAGGGAAAATCCTTGCAACCCTTAGCTTCAATGGTAAATATAGTACGGATTTTTCCTCTTAACATAACACGTCGGACGCAATCTAATGTAAAACAGCGTGTTTTAAAATCCCTGTATTAAGTATTGTTTAGGTTTTATGCATTATGTAACTTATAAAGCATTATTTGCAATCTGTCTGCAAAATGATTGCAAAAACACTGTCAGTGTGATGCTCATTCGAATGAATGTGTAATAtgtaatttcaaacatttaCTTTTATCATTCATATACTTTTATTGCAGCCGTGTAACTTGATGAGACGCTCTTTTAAAGGGCGTAGGTTTATTAGTCACATTGCAGGCGACACATTTCaagatatttaattattcagaAAGATCATTTTGGTCTATTTGACGGTTTTCGAGTTCTATATCATGACCTTCTGTTATTAATAACGCTTCTTTATAATGAAGTGATATTGTGTCACCCACGCAGTGAGTGTGATGCAGTGGATGAGGATTCCCGAGATGAAGGTCATTCTGAGCTGTGACGTCAAGCGCAGGCCACGCCCACCGCCCTCTGTCAGCAAGAATTTAAATAGACTCTACTATGGACACACAATATAAGAACATGAGCTCATATAGTATGGGCtgtttattagattttttatttaatgttaaatgcaacattttttaattaatatgttaaatatatttaactataTCTGCAATATGTATCCAACTACTGTAATTATCccatatttatttcaagtgtCAGTGTCTGCATGCCTGGTGAACACATGTTGTTCAGGACACATGATGGAAGATCAATTAGTCTGGTGTCATTTAGCTGTGGGGTGAATCTGCATTATAAGGTCAATGATACACAGATATCATGAGGCCGGAAGAGAGCTGAGGATGCCAAGGACAGTTTTCTCATCTGAATGTCCAGTTGTTTTGAATGCAATTCATTTTATAGTAATATTGcactcaaaaaatgtatttatatctaATGGCAAATTTTAGAGCAGCTACAGCTAGAAATTGCATATTCACACTGGACTTTTCTATGCACTTTTCTATTTTGTGATAGTTGCAGGTTTTCCAGGACATTTTGTGGGGACATTGTTGcaaaaaaacccaaaagctAGACACTagacaaaaactttttaatgaCAGCTTGCACAGTTTTTATTCTTCATCACAACTGATCGCTGAAAGATAGAAACATGACGTCTTCTATGAGCAGATACTAGACCCCACTACTATAATTTAGGGTTGTTACCTAAATGTTTTAGCATGTTTAAGACTTGAACTTCACCCtccaaacacacatacacactcaggACGGCCTGCTCCACCTGagacacaaaacacacaaacacaccaccTGATATGGTAACACATCACAATGTACATGCACATTAAACATTCGTCAACAACCAGTTACGATCACCGAATCTCCAATTCAAAGATATGACAGAAATGAGCAGAAGATACTCTAACTGATACACAgaaactgaaaacaaacaatatattacTGATACTGATTCATAGATGAGTAACTAACATTCAGCAACTTAAAATACGTTCAGTAAGTGCAAAGAAAAAGATAActcataaaatgtaatacttcCCACTTAAAATAGTGTTGATTATGCTTTCATACATATAATTCAAGCAAAGACCATTgaacaattaacaaaaagctgGATCTCTACTATtctttttacattgtaattcaacctgtatacattaaatatttttttatataaataaaaatatttttttgcatgtatgcatgtttttttttaggatttggACGGAGTGATATGGTACATTACTGAAATTCATTCAGATACAGTGCATGTAACATGTAGAAAATTAAGATTATAtcatcacttactcaccctcatattgttccaaaacTGCATGACTTTCCTTATtatgtgcactttttttttttaaggattttttaggactgtatttctatattttaagtCTCCTGAGAGCTAAGTGTGAGGAAAAGACTCAAATTATCACTGAAAATGTTCCTCTCAAATTTTATGCGCATATTCAAACTTGTTcaaaaaaatgagaaatgagatCTACGGTGTCTGTTCTGAATCTGTTCTTCACAAAAATCTATTGTGTAACTGTAAAAGATGGAATATAGTAAAGTggaatatagtatatattttttcattattattattttgcttaaaTGTAActtaatggtgttttttttgttcttttagcAGCTTAACAGCTCTGATCACTTGACTTTAACTGTATAAAAAAGCAGCCtattttattttgctaaatctctctgtttgtgttttactatagaaagaaagtcatataagTTTGAAACAACGAGAggacaataataatagtaaatgatgCCAGAATGTTGATTTCTGATTTAAAAGAACATTGGAATGCCATTGAAACTCGCTAAATGCCCCAGAAGTACTTGTGTTTCGACTGGAGGTTTATGAAGAGCTCATGTTTTCTGGTCCTCTTTGTGCCAAGAACCTGGATCTGGACATGCCCGAACCTGGATCTTTGTGCCGAGAACCTGGCACAAAGCTGCATAGAAGaactatggaagcccatttctgccactgaataaaaaataaaaaaggcattttatctcacaattctgacttttttctcacaattcagattttttttccttcagaattgtgatataaactcgcaattctgagaaataaacttgcatttgcgaaaaataaagtcagaattgcgagataaactTGCATTTGCGgaaagaaaagtcagaattgcgagataaatttgcatttgcagaaaaaaaaagtcaattgcGAGATAAacttgcatttgtgagaaacttgcaactgtgaaaaataaagtcagaattgcgagataaattTGCATTTGCGAGAAACTTGCATTTgcggaaaaaagtcagaattgcgagatataaactcgcaacgTAACTCGCAAGTTTAtctctcgcaattctgactttattctgactttttctcacaattcagatttttttttccttcagaattgtgatataaactcgcaattctgagaaataaacttgcatttgcgaaaaataaagtcagaattgcgagataaactTGCAACTGCgaaaaataaagtcagaattgcgagaaactTGCATTTGcggaaaaaaaagtcagaattgcgagatataaactcgcaacgTAACtcgcaagtttatatctcgcaattctgactttataacgcAATTGTAAGCTTATATCATGCAATtgcaagaaagaaaaataaaaattgcaattacttttttaaaaattctttatttaatggtgtaaatgggcttccataaagAACAGAGGGATTCAGGACAGAGAAACTTTGATCGTTCTCGGCTGGGTAAATCATGAGAAATGtcatattgcaccccataatgaaaagaaatcaattatattttgcattaaaaaaaaaaaaaaaaaaacaacattctgATGACCCTCAATGATTTCTCTTGACTGTAATGAGAAAACAATGATATATCGGTGTGTTTAGCACCAGAGATGACAGTGACAAATATCTGACACTTTGCTGGAATCACATCGATAAAGGCTTGGTTTTGATTTAACATGAAAGTCTCCACTGTTCTGCTCctcattttttttagatattaatCATTACTGCAGAAAATGCTAAATACTGACTCCTTCAAtacaaaacttaatttcctgcATCAAAACCTCTCGAATTTCCAGACCAGATCAACACAGGTTTTCTGATGATATGAAAAGAATCAAAATAAACCTTGAGATATGTTTTGAAtggataaatatacacaaacttCATCTTCACCGGAGCTCAGGAAGGATCTTTTAGTGCACTGGAGGAGCATCACGTCTCTGTTACAACCTACACGAAGGGACATCTATCACAACACAATGGAGCTGCTCTTATGAAGCCATGGCGTCTTTGAAGCCCCAAACCTCCAGCAGAGCGATCTGGAAGCTCTCGGCGCACAGTGGCGGGTTGTCGAAGGTCAGGCAGCGTTCGGTTCGGCCGTGGTTCAGCTCCGAGTCGATGTACAGAGCGTTACCTTCGCCTCCTCCTTCACAAACAACACCATACATCCGGTTACAGAATCAGCTAGTCTAAATTTGACATTTGACCGTCTTTCTTTCTATACTACTCCAAAGAAACTGAGGCTAACTGGACTTAGGAGGCACTAGGGTTTAAAAATGATATCTCTCTCAGTTATCACagcattcaaaacaaacatcatTTCATAAGTGCTTGCTCTGTAATGACTTAAAGCTGCTTGcttgataaaataaatcattacttTGATCAAACAGCCTCAGTTGTGAAGtgcatttatacatttctaaaatttattattactttatcttattaattaattaatattttaaattaaaaataatttattattagcaATATTTTTAGGCAGAAATATTTActcacaaaaagaaaaaattaagtaaaaattaagtgtttctgctcaccaaggctgcatttatttgctccaaaatacagcaaaagctaaatttttactatttaaaataactaatttccatttgaatatattttaaaatgtaatttattcctctgaatttttagcatcattactccagtcacatgaccctaaatcattctaatattctgatgtgctgctcaaaaaacatttattactattattatgttgaaaattatgtagaattttttcaggtttctttgttgaatagaaagttcagaagaatagcgtttatctgaaatagaaatcttttgtaatattataaatgtctttatcatcacttttaaacaatttaaagcatccttgctaaataaaagtattaatttctataatttctttcccccaaa
This region includes:
- the atp6v0cb gene encoding ATPase H+ transporting V0 subunit cb, with translation MSSGSPEYSSFFAVMGASAAMVFSALGAAYGTAKSGTGIAAMSVMRPELIMKSIIPVVMAGIIAIYGLVVAVLIANSISDKITLYKSFLHLGAGLSVGLSGLAAGFAIGIVGDAGVRGTAQQPRLFVGMILILIFAEVLGLYGLIVALILSTK